A segment of the Terriglobales bacterium genome:
GGCCAGGTCGGCTTGCCGCATGGCCAGGATAAGCAGCAGGATCGCCGCGGTGAAGAGGACGATGGCCACCAGGAACAGAACGTAGGCGTCCTCGCTCTTGCGGATGTCGAGGGAGTCGGCCATCACCAGCAGCGTGCCCGCCGCGGCGAAGGAGAGAACGAGGAAGGTGTAGATGGTGGAGCGGAAGGGAACCAGGCCGTAGGACTTGACGATCTCCAGGTATTCGCGCGTGGCCAGAAGAGCCACCAGCATCACGACCAGGGTGAGCAGCCAGACAGGCGCCCGGAACACTGCCAGCAGGACCAAGGGAATGAGGACGACCGCGGTCGCGACGCGCTTCATCCTAGGAGTGCGCGCCGCTGGCGCCGTCGCCATGGGCGCTGCCGATGCCGCCGAAGCGCCGCTCTCGCCGCTGGTACTCCTCCAGGGCCTCCAGGAGCTGCCGCCCGCGGAAGTCCGGCCACAGCGTCTCGGTCACGTAGATCTCGGCGTAGGCCAACTGCCAGAGCAGGAAGTTGGAGAGCCGCATCTCCCCGCTGGTGCGGATGACCAGGTCAGGGTCGGGCAGGTTGCGGGTATAGAGATAGCGGTCGACCATCTCCTCGTCCACCTGCAGGTGCTGGAGGCCGCCGTTGTTGGCGGCGGCGTGGGCCATGGCCTGGAAGGCGTCCACCAGCTCCAGGCGCGCGCTGTAGTTGAGCGCCAAGGTGAGCACCATGCCGGTGTTGCGGGCGGTGGACTCGCGCGCCCACGCCATGCGCCCCTGCACGTCCTCGGGCAGCTCGTGCAGCCGCCCGATGTACTCCAGGCGGATGTTGTTCTGGTTGAGAGTAGGGACCTCGGCGCGCAGGTAGCGCTTGAGCAGGGCCATGAGGAACTGCACCTCGGCCGGCGGGCGCTTCTTCCAGTTCTCGGCGGAGAAGGCGTACAGAGTCAGGGCGGGGAGGTGGATACGGGCGGCGGTCTCCACGGTGGAGCGCATCGCGGCCACACCCGCGCGGTGCCCGGCGATGCGGGGCAGGTGGCGGCGCTTGGCCCAGCGGCCATTGCCGTCCATGATGATGGCGATGTGCCGGGGAAGCCGCTTGGGATCGAGCCGGGCGTAAACCTCCGACTCCCTGCGGTCCAACCCCGCTACTTTGGTGTGCAAAGCGACCTCGACTAGGGGGAAGCTAACACAAGCCCCGCCTTTCTTGCAATTCGCAGGATTCGTCGCGGCCGGGACTTTCGAAGCCCGAGGCGTCCGCCGGGAAAGGGGCGGGCGGACGAAGAAAGCCGGGGCGCAGGGCCCCGGCTGGGTCGGCAAAGGTACAGCGACGGATCTCAGGAGTGGCGGCGGGGGCGCAGGGCCAGGTCGCGCACCTGCGCCAGCACGCTGGACCACTGCATGCCGTTGAGCTTGGCCACGAAGGGCAGCAATTCCGCGATAAAATCGTCGCTCAGCAGTTCCCGGATCTCCAGCTCGCGGCTGCGATCGCCGCCGTCGAGCAGGTCGGGGACGCTGACCTCCAGGGCCCGCGCCAGCCGCTCCAGCGACGACAGCGTGGGGGTGGCCTTCTCGTTCTCGATCTTGGAGACGTAGGTACGCGGCACCGACATGCGCAGCGCCAGTTGGCGCTGGCTCAGCCCGTTGCGCTGGCGCAGCGAGCGGATGGCGAAGGCGATCTGCAGGTGGGAGT
Coding sequences within it:
- a CDS encoding helix-turn-helix transcriptional regulator, which gives rise to MVQFRTTNNLCRRCHTSLDAEEPPVAAAPETPVPANGNGNGNGHSHLQIAFAIRSLRQRNGLSQRQLALRMSVPRTYVSKIENEKATPTLSSLERLARALEVSVPDLLDGGDRSRELEIRELLSDDFIAELLPFVAKLNGMQWSSVLAQVRDLALRPRRHS
- a CDS encoding phosphatidate cytidylyltransferase; its protein translation is MKRVATAVVLIPLVLLAVFRAPVWLLTLVVMLVALLATREYLEIVKSYGLVPFRSTIYTFLVLSFAAAGTLLVMADSLDIRKSEDAYVLFLVAIVLFTAAILLLILAMRQADLAKALPSAAVSFLALPYITLPLVGLVSLRGAGAGWFAVLYLLAVVWGGDIFAYYTGRAIGRHKLAPRISPGKSWEGAIASFVGAVVLGGLLGRFAQPVASFLARLHL
- a CDS encoding isoprenyl transferase, whose translation is MHTKVAGLDRRESEVYARLDPKRLPRHIAIIMDGNGRWAKRRHLPRIAGHRAGVAAMRSTVETAARIHLPALTLYAFSAENWKKRPPAEVQFLMALLKRYLRAEVPTLNQNNIRLEYIGRLHELPEDVQGRMAWARESTARNTGMVLTLALNYSARLELVDAFQAMAHAAANNGGLQHLQVDEEMVDRYLYTRNLPDPDLVIRTSGEMRLSNFLLWQLAYAEIYVTETLWPDFRGRQLLEALEEYQRRERRFGGIGSAHGDGASGAHS